One Streptomyces sp. V4I8 genomic window carries:
- a CDS encoding SRPBCC domain-containing protein, translating to MYSTRVSRHVNASRAAVYRALLDADAVAKWRVPDGMSGHVHEFEGREGGAFRVSLTYDLPTGTGKSDAHTDTYHGRFVKLVPDERVVEEVEFETDDPALRGTMTMTTTLTDADGGTDVLVVHEGIPDVVPAADNETGTRMALANLARLVEAAAR from the coding sequence ATGTACTCGACGCGGGTCTCCAGGCATGTGAACGCCTCGCGCGCGGCCGTCTACCGGGCGCTGCTGGACGCGGACGCCGTCGCGAAGTGGCGGGTGCCGGACGGTATGAGCGGGCATGTGCATGAGTTCGAGGGACGGGAGGGCGGGGCGTTCCGGGTCTCGCTCACCTATGACCTGCCGACGGGCACCGGGAAGTCGGACGCGCACACCGACACCTACCACGGTCGCTTCGTGAAGCTCGTGCCGGACGAACGGGTCGTCGAGGAGGTCGAGTTCGAGACCGATGACCCCGCCCTGCGCGGCACGATGACGATGACCACGACCCTCACCGATGCCGACGGCGGCACGGACGTGCTGGTCGTGCACGAGGGGATCCCCGACGTCGTGCCCGCCGCGGACAACGAGACGGGCACCCGTATGGCGCTGGCCAACCTCGCCCGGCTCGTCGAGGCCGCGGCCCGCTGA
- a CDS encoding amidohydrolase family protein, with product MPVIDAWMQHPTPRHAHHEMFDSLRRWADGLEKRDEPLPVEVTVAALEAADVEVGLAAAWYGPQGSLIDNDEVAAFVEQAGGRRRGVAGADLARPMTAVRELRRAVEELGFVALRVIPWLWGLPPTDRLYYPLYAACVDLGVPFCTQVGHTGPLRPSETGRPIPYIDQIALDFPELTIVCGHIGYPWTTEMIAVADKHTNAFIATSAYTVRRYPPELVEYLRGRGGHKVLFGSNYPMITPSRALEHLDSLALDEETRELFLHGNARRVFAL from the coding sequence GTGCCCGTCATCGACGCCTGGATGCAGCATCCGACGCCGCGCCACGCCCACCACGAGATGTTCGACTCGCTGCGCCGGTGGGCCGACGGCCTGGAGAAGCGCGACGAGCCCCTGCCGGTCGAGGTCACGGTGGCGGCGCTGGAGGCCGCGGACGTGGAGGTCGGCCTCGCGGCCGCCTGGTACGGGCCGCAGGGCTCGCTGATCGACAACGACGAGGTGGCCGCGTTCGTCGAGCAGGCCGGCGGACGGCGGCGCGGAGTGGCGGGCGCCGATCTCGCCCGGCCCATGACTGCCGTACGCGAACTGCGCCGCGCCGTCGAGGAGTTGGGGTTCGTGGCACTGCGCGTCATCCCGTGGCTGTGGGGGCTGCCGCCCACGGACCGGCTGTACTACCCGCTGTACGCCGCCTGCGTGGACCTCGGCGTGCCGTTCTGCACCCAGGTCGGGCACACGGGGCCGCTGCGGCCGTCGGAGACGGGGCGCCCCATCCCGTACATCGACCAGATCGCGCTGGACTTCCCCGAGCTGACGATCGTGTGCGGGCACATCGGCTACCCGTGGACGACGGAGATGATCGCCGTCGCCGACAAGCACACCAACGCCTTCATCGCCACCAGCGCCTACACCGTCCGCCGCTATCCGCCGGAACTGGTGGAGTATCTGCGGGGCCGGGGCGGCCACAAGGTCCTGTTCGGCTCCAACTACCCCATGATCACGCCGAGTCGGGCGCTGGAACACCTGGACTCCCTGGCCCTGGACGAGGAGACGCGCGAGCTGTTCCTGCACGGCAACGCCCGCCGCGTCTTCGCCCTCTGA
- a CDS encoding enolase C-terminal domain-like protein produces MSQPVVTKFAVYPVAGRDSMLLNLSGAHAPYFTRNVVVIEDSEGRTGLGEVPGGEKITRTLRDAEPLVVGTRVGDYQRVLRAIEANFADRDSGGRGAQTFDLRTTVHAVTAVESALLDLLGQHLEVPVAALLGDGRQRDSVRVLGYLFYVGDPDRTDLDYVRAPDADAEWYRIRHEEALTPEAIVRQAEATYEHYGFRDFKLKGGVLPGAEEVKAVRALKDRFPEARITLDPNGAWSLREAVELCRPLAGTLAYAEDPCGAEGGYSGREILAEFRRATGLPTATNMIATDWRQLTHALALQSVSIPLADPHFWTMRGSVRVAQLCHAMGLTWGCHSNNHFDISLAMMAHCGAAAPGEYNALDTHWIWQEGRERLTVEPPRITGGEVAVPDTPGLGVRLDMERLLAAHELYQEKALSGRDDAAGMQYLIDGWTFDPKRPCLVR; encoded by the coding sequence ATGAGCCAACCCGTCGTCACGAAGTTCGCCGTCTACCCGGTCGCGGGCCGCGACTCCATGCTCCTCAACCTCTCCGGCGCGCACGCCCCGTACTTCACCCGCAACGTCGTCGTCATCGAGGACTCCGAAGGACGTACCGGCCTCGGTGAGGTGCCCGGCGGGGAGAAGATCACGCGAACCCTGCGCGACGCCGAACCACTCGTCGTCGGCACGCGGGTGGGCGACTACCAGCGCGTCCTGCGCGCGATCGAGGCGAACTTCGCCGACCGCGACTCGGGCGGCCGCGGCGCCCAGACCTTCGACCTGCGCACGACGGTGCACGCGGTCACCGCCGTCGAGTCGGCCCTCCTCGACCTGCTCGGCCAGCACCTCGAAGTCCCGGTCGCCGCCCTCCTGGGCGACGGCCGACAGCGCGACTCCGTACGGGTGCTCGGCTACCTCTTCTACGTCGGCGACCCGGACCGGACCGACCTGGACTACGTCCGCGCACCCGACGCCGACGCCGAGTGGTACCGCATCCGGCACGAGGAGGCCCTGACCCCCGAGGCGATCGTCCGTCAGGCCGAGGCCACCTACGAGCACTACGGCTTCCGCGACTTCAAGCTCAAGGGCGGAGTCCTGCCGGGTGCGGAGGAGGTCAAGGCCGTACGGGCGCTCAAGGACCGCTTCCCCGAGGCGCGCATCACCCTCGACCCCAACGGCGCCTGGTCCCTGCGCGAGGCCGTCGAACTGTGCCGCCCCCTGGCCGGCACCCTCGCCTACGCCGAGGACCCCTGCGGGGCGGAGGGCGGCTACTCGGGCCGGGAGATCCTCGCGGAGTTCCGCCGGGCGACCGGGCTGCCCACGGCGACCAACATGATCGCCACCGACTGGCGTCAGCTGACCCACGCCCTGGCCCTCCAGTCCGTGTCCATCCCGCTCGCCGACCCGCACTTCTGGACCATGCGGGGATCGGTGCGCGTCGCCCAGCTGTGCCACGCGATGGGACTCACCTGGGGCTGCCACTCCAACAACCACTTCGACATCTCCCTGGCGATGATGGCCCACTGCGGAGCGGCCGCGCCCGGCGAGTACAACGCCCTGGACACCCACTGGATCTGGCAGGAGGGGCGCGAGCGGCTCACCGTCGAGCCACCGAGGATCACCGGCGGCGAGGTCGCCGTACCCGACACGCCCGGACTGGGAGTCCGCCTGGACATGGAGCGCCTCCTCGCCGCGCACGAGCTGTACCAGGAGAAGGCACTGTCCGGCCGCGACGACGCCGCCGGCATGCAGTACCTGATCGACGGCTGGACCTTCGACCCGAAGCGGCCCTGTCTCGTGCGCTGA
- a CDS encoding archease, whose amino-acid sequence MVGDTDDDIQARRNGESGHRAVPHTADVRIEAWGVSRERCLVEAALGMVECFADVTAVRPTSMERVRLAENSDEELLTALLDEVVFRLDVDGRVPVDLEADTTDGDLDVRLALAELGDVEVTGATPKGVSWHGLRIGPDPYGWSCAVTVDV is encoded by the coding sequence ATGGTCGGCGACACGGACGACGACATCCAGGCCCGGCGGAACGGCGAGAGCGGCCATCGGGCCGTGCCGCACACGGCCGACGTGCGGATCGAGGCGTGGGGCGTGAGCCGGGAGCGCTGTCTGGTGGAGGCGGCGCTGGGCATGGTGGAGTGCTTCGCCGACGTCACGGCGGTGCGGCCCACCTCCATGGAGCGGGTACGGCTCGCGGAGAACAGCGACGAGGAACTGCTGACGGCGCTCCTCGACGAGGTCGTCTTCCGTCTCGACGTGGACGGCCGCGTGCCCGTGGACCTGGAGGCCGACACCACGGACGGCGACCTCGACGTCCGGCTCGCACTCGCCGAGCTGGGGGACGTGGAGGTCACCGGCGCCACGCCGAAGGGCGTCTCCTGGCACGGGCTGCGGATCGGGCCGGATCCGTACGGGTGGTCGTGCGCGGTGACCGTGGACGTGTGA
- a CDS encoding gluconate:H+ symporter, which yields MPLVVVGISVLVLLVLMTKLRLNGFAALLLVAVGVGLVQGIGLEKIPDVLAEGIGDQIGDTMLTIGLGAMVGRVMGDSGAAQRIAGRLLDVCGPRWVQVAMVLTAMLIGVTMFYEVAFVIIVPIAFTLVRVTRANLLWVGLPMSIALSTMHSFLPPHPGPTAVAATFHASVGLTLFYGLFIAVPVGASIALLWPRLPFVRAMNPSIPKGLVSERVFEDDEMPGLGWSLSVALLPVVLIAGAAVTDLAGSGDGGLAHFIAFIGSAPIALLLTLLVAIWAFGPRIGRSLAEVSASCKEAAQAMAMILLVIGAGGAFKNVLVEGGISDYIKDVTDGWSISPIVLAWLIAAILRVALGSATVAVVTASGVALPLLAGSGVHPEVMVLAVSCGSIAFSHVNDPGFWMFKEYFNLSVLEAIKARTTYTTVLAILGLGGVLVLEQVLDALNL from the coding sequence ATGCCGCTCGTGGTGGTCGGGATCAGTGTGCTGGTCCTGCTCGTCCTGATGACCAAGCTCCGGCTGAACGGCTTCGCCGCCCTGCTCCTGGTGGCGGTGGGCGTCGGCCTGGTGCAGGGGATCGGGCTGGAGAAGATCCCGGACGTGCTCGCCGAGGGCATCGGCGACCAGATCGGCGACACCATGCTCACCATCGGGCTCGGTGCCATGGTCGGCCGGGTGATGGGGGACTCCGGCGCCGCCCAGCGGATAGCCGGCCGGCTCCTCGATGTGTGCGGGCCGCGCTGGGTGCAGGTGGCCATGGTGCTGACGGCCATGCTCATCGGCGTGACGATGTTCTACGAGGTGGCCTTCGTCATCATCGTGCCGATCGCCTTCACCCTCGTCCGGGTCACCCGGGCGAACCTGCTGTGGGTGGGGCTGCCCATGTCGATCGCGCTGTCCACCATGCACAGCTTCCTGCCGCCGCACCCCGGCCCCACCGCGGTGGCCGCCACCTTCCACGCGTCCGTCGGACTCACCCTGTTCTACGGCCTGTTCATCGCCGTCCCGGTCGGCGCGTCCATCGCCCTGCTGTGGCCGCGCCTCCCGTTCGTCCGGGCGATGAACCCCTCCATCCCCAAAGGCCTGGTGAGCGAGCGGGTCTTCGAGGACGACGAGATGCCCGGCCTGGGCTGGTCGCTGTCCGTGGCCCTGCTGCCGGTGGTGCTGATCGCCGGCGCCGCGGTGACCGACCTGGCCGGCTCCGGCGACGGTGGCCTCGCGCACTTCATCGCCTTCATCGGCTCCGCGCCGATCGCCCTGCTGCTCACCCTGCTCGTGGCGATCTGGGCGTTCGGCCCGCGCATCGGCCGCAGCCTGGCCGAGGTCAGCGCCTCGTGCAAGGAGGCCGCCCAGGCGATGGCGATGATCCTGCTCGTCATCGGCGCGGGCGGCGCCTTCAAGAACGTCCTCGTCGAGGGCGGCATCTCCGACTACATCAAGGACGTCACCGACGGCTGGTCGATCTCCCCGATCGTCCTGGCCTGGCTGATCGCGGCCATCCTCCGCGTCGCCCTCGGCTCCGCGACCGTCGCCGTCGTCACCGCCTCCGGCGTGGCGCTGCCCCTGCTCGCGGGCAGCGGCGTCCATCCCGAGGTGATGGTGCTCGCCGTCTCCTGCGGCTCGATCGCCTTCTCCCACGTCAACGACCCGGGCTTCTGGATGTTCAAGGAGTACTTCAACCTCTCCGTCCTCGAGGCGATCAAGGCACGCACCACGTACACGACGGTGCTCGCGATCCTCGGTCTGGGTGGCGTACTGGTGCTGGAGCAAGTCCTGGACGCCCTCAACCTCTGA